One stretch of Cryptosporangium aurantiacum DNA includes these proteins:
- a CDS encoding adenosylcobinamide-GDP ribazoletransferase, with protein sequence MDRETASGAMRLAPLVGAAVGLAAGAVLLIALVVGIPSLVAGVLGVGTLALLTRGLHLDGLADTADGLGCYGDPSRALAVMKSSDVGAFGVVTLLLVGVAQVACLTAVTEQRAVLPILLLPAVGAATGRAAITWACRAGVASARPTGLGALVAGTLSPVAVGVTTLVVVIGAALATALGGPTVLRGPLAVAAGLVVAWALVRHCVRRFGGITGDVLGAACEVATTAALVVLVIEPWSLSVPLTR encoded by the coding sequence ATGGACAGGGAGACCGCGAGCGGTGCCATGCGGCTGGCGCCGCTGGTCGGCGCAGCCGTCGGCCTCGCCGCCGGTGCCGTCCTGCTGATCGCGCTGGTCGTGGGCATCCCGTCGCTGGTGGCAGGGGTGCTCGGCGTCGGGACGCTCGCGCTGCTCACCCGCGGCCTGCACCTCGACGGGCTCGCCGACACCGCCGACGGCCTCGGCTGTTACGGCGACCCGAGCCGCGCGCTGGCCGTGATGAAATCCTCCGACGTCGGTGCGTTCGGCGTCGTGACGCTGCTGCTGGTCGGCGTCGCCCAGGTCGCCTGCCTGACCGCGGTGACCGAGCAGCGCGCGGTGCTGCCGATCCTGCTGCTGCCCGCGGTCGGCGCCGCAACCGGACGCGCCGCGATCACCTGGGCCTGCCGGGCCGGCGTCGCGTCCGCCCGTCCGACCGGTTTGGGGGCGCTGGTCGCCGGGACGCTGTCCCCGGTGGCCGTGGGTGTGACGACGCTGGTCGTGGTCATCGGCGCAGCACTCGCCACCGCACTCGGCGGCCCGACCGTCCTACGCGGCCCCCTCGCCGTCGCGGCGGGGCTGGTCGTGGCCTGGGCGCTCGTCCGGCACTGCGTCCGGCGGTTCGGCGGCATCACCGGCGACGTGCTGGGCGCCGCGTGCGAGGTGGCGACCACGGCCGCGCTCGTCGTGCTGGTGATCGAGCCCTGGTCGCTGTCCGTACCCCTCACCCGCTAG
- the gcvT gene encoding glycine cleavage system aminomethyltransferase GcvT produces the protein MTSSDPSSHLAAPESPLRRSPLHDRHVALGAKFAEFGGWEMPLQYSGVIDEHTAVRTTVGVFDVSHLGKALVAGPGAAEFVNSCLSNDLGRIGPGKAQYSLCCDESGGVVDDLIVYYYADDKVFLVPNAANTAEVVRRLDAARPDTVTVTDLHAEYAVLAVQGPRSAELLATIGLPGDHDYMGFVEAEHEGVPVIVCRTGYTGEHGYEILPRAEYAEPLWDALLGAGEDLGVRPAGLGARDTLRTEMGYPLHGQDLSLDISPVQARSGWAVGWKKPAFWGREALLAEKEAGPRRRLAGLESLDRGIPRPGMAVLDADGGTIGTVTSGTFSPTRKVGIGLALLDTAAGVSAGDEVTIDVRGRRSRVRVVDPPFVPSHVR, from the coding sequence ATGACCAGCAGCGACCCGAGTAGCCACCTCGCCGCGCCCGAATCCCCACTTCGACGCTCGCCACTGCACGACCGGCACGTGGCGCTCGGCGCCAAGTTCGCCGAGTTCGGCGGGTGGGAGATGCCGCTCCAGTACTCCGGTGTCATCGACGAGCACACCGCGGTCCGGACGACGGTCGGTGTGTTCGACGTCTCGCACCTCGGAAAAGCGCTCGTTGCCGGGCCGGGGGCGGCGGAGTTCGTCAACTCCTGCCTCTCCAACGACCTCGGCCGGATCGGGCCGGGGAAGGCACAGTACTCCCTCTGCTGCGACGAGAGCGGCGGCGTCGTCGACGACCTGATCGTGTACTACTACGCCGACGACAAGGTCTTCCTGGTGCCGAACGCGGCGAACACCGCGGAGGTCGTCCGGAGGCTGGACGCGGCGAGGCCGGACACCGTGACGGTCACCGACCTGCACGCCGAGTACGCGGTGCTGGCGGTGCAGGGCCCGCGGTCGGCCGAGCTGCTGGCGACGATCGGGCTGCCCGGCGACCACGACTACATGGGTTTTGTCGAGGCGGAGCACGAGGGCGTGCCGGTGATCGTCTGTCGCACCGGTTACACCGGTGAACACGGGTACGAGATCCTGCCCCGCGCTGAGTACGCCGAGCCGCTCTGGGACGCGTTGCTGGGCGCCGGTGAAGACCTCGGCGTCCGCCCGGCCGGCCTGGGCGCGCGGGACACGCTGCGCACCGAGATGGGCTACCCGCTACACGGCCAGGACCTCTCGCTCGACATCAGCCCGGTGCAGGCGCGCAGCGGCTGGGCGGTCGGCTGGAAGAAGCCCGCATTCTGGGGCCGCGAGGCGCTGCTGGCCGAGAAGGAAGCCGGGCCGCGTCGCCGCCTCGCCGGGCTGGAGTCGCTGGACCGGGGGATCCCGCGGCCGGGGATGGCGGTGCTGGACGCGGACGGAGGCACGATCGGCACCGTGACGAGCGGCACGTTCTCGCCGACCCGGAAAGTGGGCATCGGTCTCGCGCTGCTGGACACCGCGGCGGGCGTGTCAGCCGGGGACGAGGTGACGATCGACGTTCGGGGACGGCGTTCGCGGGTTCGAGTGGTCGATCCGCCGTTCGTTCCGTCGCACGTTCGGTAG
- a CDS encoding leucyl aminopeptidase has protein sequence MTRPTEAAVLTVSAAGAVDAEVDAVVVGVHRDGEQLSLGPGAVAVDAALGGRLLDVLSRLGANGVAGEVVKVATLGATTAPVVAAVGLGPAEPTPGSPEPHENYRRAAGAAIRALIGTDRVGLALVDSDPTLTRAVLEGAALAAYDFVQYKSELPPTYRPPVREIVYLADATGRGEIELQGEVDRVKAVADAVRLARNWINTPPNDLRPPAFAAQAAAAAAEAGLEVEVLDTDALQAGGYGGILAVGLGSAAGPQLVRIAYQPPANGDEFKHVALVGKGITFDTGGISIKPAQNMQDMKSDMSGAACVVAAMTAIAALQPAVRVTAYVPMAENMPSGSAYRPGDVVTMYGGTKVEVLNTDAEGRMILADAIARAAEDSPDYLLETSTLTGGQIVSLGERISGVMGSTELLDRVKDAGSRTGEPMWPMPLPDEVRSGMDSAIADVTQINAGFDRAGHMLQGGSFLSRFVPDGVEWAHIDIAGPSYNTKAPFGYTPKGATGVPIRTLLALVEDIALKG, from the coding sequence ATGACGCGACCCACCGAGGCAGCCGTGCTGACCGTCTCCGCCGCTGGCGCCGTCGACGCGGAGGTCGACGCCGTCGTTGTCGGCGTCCATCGTGACGGCGAGCAGCTGAGTCTCGGCCCCGGTGCCGTAGCCGTCGACGCGGCCCTCGGCGGACGCCTGCTCGACGTCCTCTCCCGACTCGGGGCGAACGGCGTCGCGGGTGAGGTCGTCAAGGTCGCGACGCTCGGCGCGACCACCGCTCCGGTCGTCGCCGCCGTCGGTCTCGGGCCCGCCGAGCCCACGCCCGGCAGCCCGGAACCGCACGAGAACTACCGCCGGGCCGCCGGTGCGGCGATCCGCGCGCTGATCGGCACCGACCGGGTCGGGCTGGCGCTGGTCGACTCCGACCCGACGCTCACCCGGGCCGTGCTGGAGGGCGCCGCGCTCGCCGCCTACGACTTCGTCCAGTACAAGAGCGAGCTGCCGCCGACCTACCGTCCGCCGGTGCGGGAGATCGTGTACCTCGCCGATGCCACCGGGCGCGGCGAGATCGAGCTGCAGGGCGAGGTCGACCGGGTAAAGGCCGTCGCCGACGCGGTGCGGCTGGCCCGGAACTGGATCAACACCCCGCCGAACGACCTGCGTCCGCCGGCGTTCGCGGCTCAGGCTGCCGCGGCGGCGGCCGAGGCCGGCCTGGAAGTTGAGGTCCTCGATACGGACGCTCTGCAGGCCGGCGGTTACGGCGGCATCCTCGCGGTCGGCCTGGGATCGGCGGCGGGCCCGCAGCTCGTCCGGATCGCGTACCAGCCCCCGGCGAACGGCGACGAGTTCAAGCACGTCGCGCTGGTGGGCAAGGGCATCACGTTCGACACCGGCGGTATCTCGATCAAGCCGGCGCAGAACATGCAGGACATGAAGAGCGACATGTCGGGCGCGGCGTGCGTGGTGGCGGCGATGACCGCGATCGCCGCGCTGCAGCCCGCGGTGCGGGTCACCGCGTACGTGCCGATGGCCGAGAACATGCCGTCCGGTTCGGCCTACCGCCCCGGTGACGTCGTGACGATGTACGGCGGCACGAAGGTGGAGGTGCTCAACACCGACGCCGAGGGCCGCATGATCCTGGCCGACGCGATCGCCAGAGCCGCCGAGGACTCGCCGGACTACCTGCTGGAGACCTCGACGCTCACCGGCGGCCAGATCGTCTCGCTCGGCGAGCGGATCTCCGGGGTGATGGGGTCGACCGAGCTGCTCGACCGCGTCAAGGACGCGGGGAGCCGTACCGGCGAACCGATGTGGCCGATGCCGCTGCCGGACGAGGTGCGCTCCGGCATGGACTCCGCGATCGCCGATGTCACGCAGATCAACGCCGGGTTCGACCGGGCGGGGCACATGCTCCAGGGCGGCTCGTTCCTGTCCCGGTTCGTGCCGGACGGTGTCGAGTGGGCCCACATCGACATCGCGGGGCCGTCGTACAACACCAAGGCCCCGTTCGGCTACACCCCGAAGGGCGCCACCGGCGTCCCGATCCGCACCCTGCTCGCCCTGGTAGAAGACATCGCTCTCAAGGGATAG